From Herbiconiux flava, one genomic window encodes:
- a CDS encoding ROK family glucokinase, giving the protein MRAIGIDIGGTKIAGAVVDEFGTIVKHDRTPTIAAEPQVIEDSVVAMVQSLAEGEEIAAVGVAAAGFIDASQSVVYYAPNINWRNEPFREKLQDRLGMHIIVENDANAAGWAEFRFGAGRLVSDMVMLTIGTGVGGAIVSGDRLFRGGFGAGAELGHMRVVPGGLPCGCGAHGCIEQYGSGRALLRLANELADAGGIGQVLASVRQRKGVLTGQDVSELVTIGDPGALSALRTLGTWIGQACASLGAVLDPQLFVIGGGVAQAGDLLLDPIRQSFLESLPARGYHPEPSFAIAELVNDAGVVGAADLARQYAESI; this is encoded by the coding sequence ATGCGCGCCATCGGCATCGACATCGGCGGCACGAAGATTGCCGGGGCCGTCGTCGACGAGTTCGGCACGATCGTCAAGCACGACCGCACGCCGACCATCGCGGCCGAGCCGCAGGTCATCGAGGACTCGGTCGTGGCGATGGTGCAGAGCCTGGCCGAGGGCGAGGAGATCGCCGCGGTCGGCGTGGCCGCCGCCGGCTTCATCGACGCCTCCCAGTCGGTCGTCTACTACGCCCCGAACATCAACTGGCGGAACGAGCCGTTCCGCGAGAAGCTGCAGGACCGTCTCGGCATGCACATCATCGTCGAGAACGACGCGAACGCCGCCGGCTGGGCCGAGTTCCGCTTCGGCGCGGGGCGGCTCGTCAGCGACATGGTCATGCTCACCATCGGCACGGGCGTCGGCGGCGCGATCGTCAGCGGTGACCGCCTGTTCCGCGGGGGCTTCGGCGCCGGCGCCGAGCTGGGGCACATGCGGGTGGTGCCGGGCGGTCTGCCCTGCGGATGCGGGGCCCACGGCTGCATCGAGCAGTACGGCTCCGGCCGAGCGCTGCTCCGGCTCGCGAACGAGCTGGCCGACGCGGGCGGCATCGGTCAGGTGCTGGCCTCGGTGCGGCAGCGGAAGGGCGTGCTCACCGGTCAGGACGTCAGCGAGCTGGTGACCATCGGCGATCCCGGCGCCCTGTCCGCCCTCCGCACCCTCGGCACCTGGATCGGCCAGGCCTGCGCCAGTCTCGGCGCGGTGCTCGACCCGCAGCTGTTCGTGATCGGCGGCGGGGTCGCCCAGGCCGGCGACCTGCTGCTCGACCCCATCCGCCAGTCGTTCCTGGAGAGCCTGCCGGCTCGCGGGTACCACCCCGAACCCTCGTTCGCGATCGCCGAGCTCGTCAACGACGCCGGTGTCGTCGGCGCCGCCGACCTCGCCCGTCAGTACGCAGAATCGATCTGA
- the def gene encoding peptide deformylase yields the protein MTVREIRLFGDPVLKTVSDPIVEIDDRVRALVEDLLDSVKVPGRAGVAAAQIGVNLRAFSYNVDGQVGYILNPVLVETSGEPELVDEGCLSVPELWFKTSRYPYAKARGIDLDGNEVVVEGTGVLAQALQHETDHLDGLLYLDRLDKPTRREAMRQVRESNWF from the coding sequence GTGACTGTTCGCGAGATCCGCCTGTTCGGCGACCCCGTGCTGAAGACCGTGTCCGACCCGATCGTGGAGATCGACGACCGGGTGCGCGCCCTCGTCGAGGACCTGCTCGACAGCGTGAAGGTGCCCGGCCGGGCCGGTGTGGCCGCCGCGCAGATTGGGGTCAACCTCCGGGCGTTCAGCTACAACGTCGACGGTCAGGTCGGGTACATCCTGAACCCCGTGCTCGTCGAGACCTCGGGCGAACCCGAGCTCGTCGACGAGGGCTGCCTCTCGGTGCCCGAGCTCTGGTTCAAGACGAGCCGGTACCCCTACGCGAAGGCGCGCGGCATCGACCTCGACGGCAACGAGGTCGTCGTCGAGGGCACGGGCGTGCTTGCGCAGGCGCTGCAGCACGAGACCGACCACCTCGACGGCCTGCTCTACCTCGACCGTCTCGACAAGCCCACCCGCCGCGAGGCCATGCGGCAGGTGCGCGAGTCGAACTGGTTCTGA
- a CDS encoding lysophospholipid acyltransferase family protein, which produces MFYFLAKYLLIAPVLKTLFRPWVIGLENIPASGGAILASNHLSFSDSVFLPVVVDRQVSFLAKSEYFTGKGLKGFLVRLFFIASGQLPIDRAGGKASEASLNTGLRVLARGDLLGIYPEGTRSPDAKLYRGRTGVARMVLEAHVPIIPVAMIDTEKVMPIGTKLPKIRRIGIVIGEPLDFSRFEGLESDRFILRSVTDEIMYELHRLGGQEYADVYATSVKEKRVRPRATAK; this is translated from the coding sequence GTGTTCTACTTCCTCGCGAAATACCTGCTGATCGCCCCGGTGCTGAAGACGCTGTTCCGGCCCTGGGTGATCGGGCTCGAGAACATCCCGGCCTCCGGCGGCGCCATCCTCGCCTCGAACCACCTCTCGTTCAGCGACTCGGTGTTCCTGCCCGTGGTGGTCGACCGGCAGGTGTCGTTCCTCGCCAAGAGCGAGTACTTCACCGGCAAGGGCCTCAAGGGCTTTTTGGTGCGGCTGTTCTTCATCGCGTCGGGCCAGCTGCCGATCGACCGCGCGGGCGGCAAGGCCTCCGAGGCGTCGCTGAACACGGGCCTCCGGGTGCTGGCGCGCGGCGACCTGCTGGGCATCTACCCCGAGGGCACCAGGAGCCCCGACGCGAAGCTCTACCGCGGCCGCACCGGCGTCGCGCGGATGGTGCTCGAGGCGCATGTGCCGATCATCCCGGTCGCCATGATCGACACCGAGAAGGTCATGCCCATCGGCACGAAGCTGCCGAAGATCCGCCGGATTGGCATCGTCATCGGGGAGCCACTAGATTTCAGTAGGTTCGAGGGACTGGAATCAGACCGGTTCATCCTCCGCTCCGTGACCGACGAGATCATGTACGAGCTGCACCGCCTGGGAGGCCAGGAATACGCGGACGTCTATGCGACTTCGGTCAAGGAGAAACGCGTGCGACCGCGCGCCACCGCCAAATAG
- a CDS encoding AMP-dependent synthetase/ligase encodes MDQYENPAAVAADPGANVTDLLVERVRKAPDQPLFAVPENGGWRDITAAEFLTQVKAVAKGLIAAGIEPGDKIGLMCHTRYEWTLIDFATWFAGAVLVPIYETSSPAQVQWNLSDSGATAIIVETADHFARFDEIHADLPLVTRVWQVDLGDLDKLAATGGAVSDDEVERRRNLAQGSDLATLIYTSGTMGRPKGCVLTHSNFVELSRNAAVSMADVLAPGSSTLLFVTTAHVYARFISVLSVYSGVKVGHESNTKNLLPALGSFKPTFLLAVPRVFEKVYNSSEQKAEAGGKGKIFRAAAAVAVQHSEALDAGHVPLGLKLRFAVLDRLVLSKLRAALGGRVKYAVSGSAPLGHHLGHFYRSLGVKILEGYGLTETTAPATVNVPEQFKIGTVGPPLPGVAVKLAGDGEILIKGVNVFAGYWNNPEATAEVMDGEWFKTGDIGTLDDDGFLTITGRKKEIIVTAGGKNVAPAVLEDPIRANPVVGQVVVVGDQRPFISALITLDSEMLPVWLNNNGQDATMSLTEAAVNPAVLAEIQRAVDTANALVSRAESIRKFVVLTDEFTEDSGHLTPKMSIKRNVILKDYAAVVDGIYSAAPATEGQSLVF; translated from the coding sequence GTGGACCAGTACGAGAATCCTGCCGCCGTCGCCGCCGACCCGGGGGCGAACGTCACCGACCTGCTCGTCGAGCGGGTGCGCAAGGCCCCCGATCAGCCGCTGTTCGCGGTGCCCGAGAACGGCGGTTGGCGCGACATCACCGCCGCCGAGTTCCTCACCCAGGTGAAGGCCGTCGCCAAGGGCCTGATCGCGGCCGGCATCGAGCCGGGCGACAAGATCGGCCTGATGTGCCACACCCGCTACGAGTGGACGCTGATCGACTTCGCGACCTGGTTCGCCGGTGCCGTGCTGGTGCCGATCTACGAGACGTCCTCCCCCGCCCAGGTGCAGTGGAACCTGAGCGATTCGGGTGCGACCGCCATCATCGTCGAGACGGCCGACCACTTCGCCCGCTTCGACGAGATCCACGCCGACCTGCCGCTGGTCACCCGCGTCTGGCAGGTCGACCTGGGAGACCTCGACAAGCTCGCGGCGACGGGGGGTGCGGTGTCCGACGACGAGGTCGAGCGCCGGCGCAACCTCGCCCAGGGCTCCGACCTGGCCACGCTCATCTACACCTCGGGCACGATGGGGCGCCCGAAGGGCTGCGTGCTGACCCACTCGAACTTCGTCGAGCTGAGCCGCAACGCCGCGGTCTCGATGGCCGACGTGCTCGCGCCCGGGTCGTCGACGCTGCTGTTCGTCACCACCGCCCACGTCTACGCGCGCTTCATCTCGGTGCTGTCGGTGTACAGCGGCGTGAAGGTCGGCCACGAGTCGAACACGAAGAACCTGCTGCCGGCCCTCGGGTCGTTCAAGCCGACCTTCCTGCTCGCGGTGCCACGCGTGTTCGAGAAGGTCTACAACTCGTCCGAGCAGAAGGCCGAGGCCGGCGGCAAGGGCAAGATCTTCCGGGCCGCTGCGGCGGTCGCCGTGCAGCACTCCGAGGCGCTGGACGCCGGGCACGTGCCGCTCGGGCTGAAGCTGCGCTTCGCCGTGCTCGACCGGCTCGTGCTGTCCAAGCTCCGGGCCGCCCTGGGCGGACGCGTCAAGTACGCCGTCTCGGGCTCGGCCCCGCTCGGCCACCACCTCGGTCACTTCTACCGCAGCCTCGGCGTCAAGATCCTCGAGGGCTACGGCCTCACCGAGACCACCGCGCCGGCCACCGTCAACGTGCCCGAGCAGTTCAAGATCGGCACCGTCGGCCCCCCGCTGCCGGGCGTCGCGGTGAAGCTCGCGGGCGACGGCGAGATCCTGATCAAGGGGGTCAACGTGTTCGCGGGCTACTGGAACAACCCCGAGGCGACCGCCGAGGTGATGGACGGGGAGTGGTTCAAGACGGGCGACATCGGCACCCTCGACGACGACGGCTTCCTCACCATCACCGGCCGCAAGAAGGAGATCATCGTCACCGCCGGCGGCAAGAACGTCGCCCCGGCCGTGCTCGAGGACCCGATCCGCGCGAACCCGGTCGTGGGCCAGGTCGTCGTGGTCGGCGACCAGCGCCCCTTCATCTCGGCGCTGATCACGCTCGACTCCGAGATGCTGCCCGTGTGGCTGAACAACAACGGCCAGGATGCGACGATGAGCCTCACCGAGGCGGCCGTCAACCCGGCGGTGCTGGCCGAGATCCAGCGCGCCGTCGACACGGCGAACGCCCTCGTCTCGCGGGCCGAGTCGATCCGCAAGTTCGTGGTGCTCACCGACGAGTTCACCGAGGACAGCGGGCACCTCACGCCCAAGATGTCGATCAAGCGCAACGTGATCCTCAAGGACTACGCGGCGGTCGTCGACGGCATCTACTCGGCGGCCCCGGCCACCGAGGGCCAGTCCCTGGTCTTCTGA
- a CDS encoding class II 3-deoxy-7-phosphoheptulonate synthase has product MIAGLDYWRTLPVKQQPSWPDQTAVEAVSREIATLPPLVFAGEVDNLRSRLATAARGEAFLLQGGDCAETFAGATADQIRDRVKTILQMAVVLTYGASMPVIKMGRMAGQFAKPRSSDTETRDGITLPAYRGDIVNGYDFTPESRTANPKRLLDGYHMAASTLNLIRAFTQGGFADLRQVHMWNKGFTSNPANVRYEQLAGEIDRAVKFMVACGADFEALKRTEFYVSHEGLLFDYERPMTRIDSRTGTPYNTSSHFIWIGERTRELDGAHVDFLSRVRNPIGVKLGPTTTGDDMLRLIDKLDPEREPGRLTFITRMGAGKIRDALPPLLEAIKSSDALPLWVTDPMHGNGLTTPNGYKTRRFDDVVDEVKGFFEAHRAAGTHPGGIHVELTGDDVTECLGGSEHIDEATLSTRYESLCDPRLNHMQSLELAFLVAEELKVSSAARA; this is encoded by the coding sequence GTGATCGCGGGTCTGGACTATTGGCGCACCCTCCCGGTGAAGCAGCAGCCGTCCTGGCCCGACCAGACCGCCGTCGAGGCCGTCTCGCGCGAGATCGCCACGCTGCCGCCGCTCGTCTTCGCGGGCGAGGTCGACAACCTGCGCTCCCGGCTCGCCACGGCGGCCCGGGGCGAGGCGTTCCTGCTGCAGGGCGGCGACTGCGCCGAGACCTTCGCGGGGGCCACGGCCGACCAGATCCGCGACCGGGTGAAGACCATCCTGCAGATGGCCGTCGTGCTCACCTACGGCGCCTCGATGCCCGTCATCAAGATGGGCCGCATGGCCGGCCAGTTCGCCAAGCCGCGTTCCAGCGACACCGAGACCCGCGACGGCATCACGCTGCCCGCGTACCGCGGCGACATCGTGAACGGCTACGACTTCACTCCCGAGTCGCGCACCGCGAACCCGAAGCGCCTGCTCGACGGCTACCACATGGCGGCCTCGACGCTGAACCTCATCCGCGCCTTCACCCAGGGCGGCTTCGCCGACCTGCGCCAAGTGCACATGTGGAACAAGGGCTTCACCTCGAACCCCGCCAACGTGCGCTACGAGCAGCTCGCCGGCGAGATCGACCGCGCCGTGAAGTTCATGGTCGCGTGCGGAGCCGACTTCGAGGCGCTGAAGCGCACCGAGTTCTACGTCAGCCACGAGGGCCTGCTGTTCGACTACGAGCGGCCGATGACGCGCATCGACTCGCGCACGGGAACGCCGTACAACACCTCGAGCCACTTCATCTGGATCGGGGAGCGCACGCGCGAGCTCGACGGCGCGCACGTCGACTTCCTGTCGCGGGTGCGCAACCCGATCGGCGTGAAGCTCGGCCCGACCACGACCGGCGACGACATGCTGCGCCTGATCGACAAGCTCGACCCCGAGCGCGAGCCCGGCCGTCTGACGTTCATCACGCGCATGGGCGCGGGCAAGATCCGGGATGCGCTGCCCCCGCTGCTCGAGGCCATCAAGTCGAGCGACGCGCTGCCGCTCTGGGTCACCGACCCCATGCACGGCAACGGGCTGACCACGCCGAACGGCTACAAGACGCGTCGCTTCGACGACGTGGTCGACGAGGTCAAGGGCTTCTTCGAGGCGCACCGCGCGGCGGGCACGCACCCCGGCGGCATCCACGTCGAGCTCACGGGCGACGACGTCACCGAGTGCCTCGGCGGCTCGGAGCACATCGACGAGGCCACCCTCTCGACGCGCTACGAGTCGCTCTGCGACCCGCGCCTGAACCACATGCAGTCGCTCGAGCTCGCCTTCCTGGTGGCCGAGGAGCTCAAGGTCTCGAGCGCCGCCCGCGCCTGA
- a CDS encoding pyruvate carboxylase translates to MFTKILVANRGEIAIRAFRAAYELGAKTVAVFPYEDRNSMHRLKADEAYQIGEVGHPVRAYLDVSEIIRVAKESGADAIYPGYGFLSENPELAKAAAENGITFIGPGEHVLEMAGNKVTAKEHAIAAGVPVLKSSPATTDLDVLIAAADEIGFPVFAKAVAGGGGRGMRRVETREELRGALEAAMREADSAFGDATMFLEQAVLRPRHIEVQILADSTGETLHLFERDCSVQRRNQKVVEIAPAPNISDELREALHADAITFAKSIGYVNAGTVEFLVDTVGERAGQHVFIEMNPRIQVEHTVTEEVTDVDLVQSQMLIASGSTFDELGMHQDDIVLHGAALQCRITTEDPTAGFRPDTGKIAAYRSPGGAGVRLDGGTVDVGAQISPHFDSMLAKMTCRGRDFPAAVRRARRALAEFRIRGVSTNIPFLQGVLDDPSFAAGDLSTSFIEERPQLLAGHPSKDRGTKILNWLADVTVNQQNGPRTVTVHPVDKLPAVDLSVPAPAGSRQRLLELGPVGFAEALRAQTALAVTETTMRDAHQSLLATRVRTRDLVAVAPYVARLTPELWSVEAWGGATYDVALRFLGEDPWERLAVLREALPNVAIQMLLRGRNTVGYTPYPTEVTDAFVREAAATGVDVFRIFDALNDVNQMRPAIESVLATGSTIAEVAVCYTGDLLDPAEDLYTLDYYLRLADEIVTAGAHVLAIKDMAGLLRPAAAAKLVSALRERFDLPVHVHTHDTAGGQLATLLAASAVGADAVDVASAPMAGTTSQPSASALVAALAHTERDTGLSLRAVSDLEPYWEAVRQVYRPFESGLAGPTGRVYNHEIPGGQLSNLRQQAIALGLADDFERVEDLYAAANKILGRIPKVTPSSKVVGDLALHLAAVKADPADFEENPGNYDIPDSVVGFMAGELGELPGGWPEPFRTKVLAGRDVKVGVTPVDDADLAAIAPDADGRERRATLNRLLFPAPTRTFEQLRELFGDLSVVDTVDYLYGLQQGTEHVVEIARGVRLFVGLEAIGEVDEKGERTVMTTLNGQLRPVNVRDRSVKVETKTAEKADAAQPGQVPAPFSGVVTVKVAVGDTVAAGAPVATIEAMKMEAAITTPIAGTVSRLAIPTTQQVEAGDLIAVVTPAS, encoded by the coding sequence AGCTCGCGAAGGCGGCCGCCGAGAACGGCATCACGTTCATCGGCCCTGGCGAGCACGTGCTCGAGATGGCGGGCAACAAGGTCACGGCGAAGGAGCACGCGATCGCGGCGGGGGTGCCGGTGCTGAAGTCCTCGCCGGCGACGACCGACCTCGACGTGCTGATCGCCGCGGCCGACGAGATCGGCTTCCCGGTGTTCGCGAAGGCCGTCGCGGGCGGCGGCGGGCGGGGGATGCGCCGGGTCGAGACCCGCGAGGAGCTCCGGGGTGCGCTCGAGGCCGCCATGCGGGAGGCCGACAGCGCCTTCGGCGACGCCACGATGTTCCTCGAGCAGGCGGTGCTCAGGCCCCGGCACATCGAGGTGCAGATCCTGGCCGACTCGACGGGGGAGACCCTGCACCTGTTCGAGCGCGACTGCTCGGTGCAGCGCCGCAACCAGAAGGTCGTCGAGATCGCCCCGGCGCCGAACATCAGCGACGAGCTGCGCGAGGCCCTGCACGCGGATGCGATCACGTTCGCGAAGTCGATCGGCTACGTGAACGCGGGCACGGTCGAGTTCCTGGTCGACACTGTCGGCGAGCGGGCCGGTCAGCACGTGTTCATCGAGATGAACCCGCGCATCCAGGTCGAGCACACGGTCACCGAAGAGGTCACCGACGTCGACCTCGTGCAGTCGCAGATGCTCATCGCCTCCGGCAGCACCTTCGACGAGCTCGGGATGCACCAGGACGACATCGTGCTGCACGGCGCCGCCCTGCAGTGCCGCATCACCACGGAGGACCCGACCGCGGGCTTCCGCCCCGACACCGGCAAGATCGCCGCCTACCGCTCGCCGGGCGGCGCGGGCGTGCGGCTCGATGGCGGCACCGTCGACGTCGGCGCGCAGATCTCACCCCATTTCGACTCGATGCTCGCGAAGATGACCTGCCGCGGCCGCGACTTCCCGGCCGCCGTGCGACGGGCGCGCCGCGCTCTGGCGGAGTTCCGCATCCGGGGCGTGTCCACGAACATCCCGTTCCTGCAGGGAGTGCTCGACGATCCGTCGTTCGCCGCCGGCGACCTGAGCACGAGCTTCATCGAGGAGCGGCCGCAGCTCTTGGCCGGGCATCCGTCGAAAGACCGGGGCACGAAGATCCTGAACTGGCTCGCCGACGTCACGGTGAACCAGCAGAACGGGCCGCGCACGGTGACCGTGCATCCGGTCGACAAGCTGCCCGCCGTCGATCTCAGTGTTCCCGCCCCCGCCGGCAGCCGGCAGAGGCTGCTCGAGCTCGGCCCGGTCGGGTTCGCCGAGGCGCTGCGGGCGCAGACCGCCCTCGCGGTGACCGAGACGACGATGCGGGATGCCCACCAGTCCCTCCTCGCGACCCGCGTGCGCACCCGCGACCTCGTCGCGGTCGCGCCCTACGTCGCCCGGCTCACCCCCGAGCTGTGGAGCGTCGAGGCGTGGGGCGGCGCGACCTACGACGTGGCGCTGCGCTTCCTGGGGGAGGACCCGTGGGAGCGCCTCGCCGTGCTGCGGGAGGCCCTGCCGAACGTGGCGATCCAGATGCTGCTCCGAGGCCGCAACACCGTCGGCTACACCCCGTACCCCACCGAGGTGACCGACGCCTTCGTGCGCGAGGCCGCCGCGACCGGCGTCGACGTCTTCCGCATCTTCGACGCCCTCAACGACGTGAACCAGATGCGCCCCGCGATCGAGTCGGTGCTCGCCACCGGCAGCACGATCGCCGAGGTCGCCGTCTGCTACACCGGCGACCTCCTCGACCCGGCCGAAGACCTCTACACCCTCGACTACTACCTGCGCCTGGCCGACGAGATCGTCACGGCCGGCGCGCACGTGCTGGCGATCAAGGACATGGCGGGGCTGCTGCGCCCGGCCGCCGCCGCGAAGCTCGTGTCGGCCCTCCGGGAGCGGTTCGACCTGCCGGTGCACGTGCACACGCACGACACCGCGGGTGGGCAGCTCGCGACGCTGCTCGCCGCCAGTGCGGTGGGCGCGGACGCGGTCGACGTGGCCAGCGCACCGATGGCCGGCACCACGAGTCAACCGAGCGCATCCGCTCTGGTCGCCGCGCTCGCCCACACCGAGCGCGACACCGGTCTGTCGTTGAGGGCCGTGAGCGACCTCGAGCCGTACTGGGAGGCCGTGCGCCAGGTCTACCGCCCGTTCGAGTCGGGCCTCGCGGGCCCCACGGGCCGTGTCTACAACCACGAGATCCCGGGCGGGCAGCTGTCGAACCTGCGTCAGCAGGCGATCGCGCTGGGTCTCGCCGACGACTTCGAGCGGGTGGAGGACCTGTACGCCGCCGCGAACAAGATCCTCGGCCGCATCCCGAAGGTCACCCCCTCGTCGAAGGTGGTCGGCGACCTCGCCCTGCACCTCGCGGCGGTGAAGGCCGACCCGGCCGACTTCGAAGAGAACCCGGGCAACTACGACATCCCCGACTCGGTCGTCGGCTTCATGGCCGGCGAGCTCGGCGAGTTGCCCGGCGGCTGGCCCGAGCCGTTCCGCACCAAGGTGCTCGCGGGCCGCGACGTGAAGGTCGGGGTCACCCCGGTCGACGACGCCGACCTGGCCGCGATCGCTCCGGATGCCGACGGCCGCGAGCGGCGTGCGACCCTGAACCGGCTGCTGTTCCCGGCCCCGACCCGCACCTTCGAGCAGCTGCGCGAGCTGTTCGGCGACCTCTCCGTGGTCGACACCGTCGACTACCTCTACGGCCTCCAGCAGGGCACCGAGCACGTGGTCGAGATCGCCCGCGGCGTGCGCCTGTTCGTCGGCCTCGAGGCCATCGGCGAGGTCGACGAGAAGGGTGAGCGCACCGTCATGACGACCTTGAACGGCCAGCTGCGCCCGGTGAACGTGCGCGACCGTTCGGTGAAGGTCGAGACCAAGACGGCCGAGAAGGCGGATGCGGCCCAGCCCGGGCAGGTGCCGGCTCCGTTCTCCGGCGTCGTCACCGTGAAGGTCGCGGTGGGCGACACCGTCGCCGCCGGCGCCCCGGTCGCGACCATCGAGGCGATGAAGATGGAGGCCGCGATCACCACCCCGATCGCCGGCACCGTCTCCCGCCTCGCCATCCCCACCACCCAGCAGGTCGAAGCCGGCGACCTGATCGCCGTGGTGACCCCCGCATCCTGA